From Pseudonocardia autotrophica, one genomic window encodes:
- a CDS encoding helix-turn-helix transcriptional regulator — MEGQPHQLWGVHEVATYLGVPVATLYQWRHRAYGPRGRRVGRYIRYDPDDVRSWFSDQSETVT, encoded by the coding sequence ATGGAAGGTCAGCCGCACCAGCTGTGGGGCGTCCATGAGGTCGCCACCTACCTCGGCGTTCCCGTCGCCACTCTCTACCAATGGCGCCACCGCGCGTACGGACCCCGAGGCCGTCGCGTTGGCCGCTATATCCGCTACGACCCTGACGATGTCCGCAGCTGGTTCAGCGACCAAAGCGAGACGGTCACGTGA
- a CDS encoding Chromate resistance protein ChrB, with amino-acid sequence MTAGGEWVLLCYRVPREPSTPRIAVWRRLKALGVAQVGDGVVALPADARTREHLEWVAEDVVRVGGSAMVWVAWPGAARQARELAERMRAARDEEYVRLVDTVRQATADPDRAAPGRVGALRRVRAELRRVERRDYFPGPARAAARAAVAALAADIDARTDVAAEAGR; translated from the coding sequence ATGACAGCGGGTGGCGAGTGGGTGCTGCTGTGCTACCGGGTGCCTCGGGAGCCGTCAACGCCGCGGATCGCGGTGTGGCGACGGTTGAAGGCGTTGGGGGTTGCGCAGGTGGGGGACGGGGTGGTGGCGCTGCCGGCGGACGCCCGGACCCGTGAGCACCTGGAGTGGGTGGCCGAGGACGTGGTGCGGGTCGGCGGCTCGGCGATGGTGTGGGTGGCCTGGCCGGGCGCGGCGCGGCAGGCGCGGGAGCTGGCGGAGCGGATGCGTGCGGCTCGGGACGAGGAGTACGTGCGGCTGGTCGACACAGTGCGGCAGGCGACCGCGGACCCGGACCGGGCGGCGCCGGGCCGGGTGGGGGCGCTGCGCAGGGTGCGGGCCGAACTGCGGCGGGTGGAGCGGCGGGACTACTTCCCCGGCCCGGCCCGGGCGGCGGCCCGGGCAGCGGTGGCCGCGCTGGCCGCCGATATCGACGCCCGGACCGACGTTGCGGCGGAGGCAGGTCGATGA
- a CDS encoding chromate resistance protein ChrB domain-containing protein: MRWATRAGVHIDRAACAWLIRRAVDEDAEFVFVDDPEQVPGDATPFDMRGVVLGHQGADCSFETILRHHGLADPVLWSLARIVHEADLEDGLFDAPEAAGLDVVLRGLSMVCDDAAVLAVTRPVFDGLYEYFRRATLLDRPPA; this comes from the coding sequence ATGAGGTGGGCGACCCGGGCCGGGGTGCACATCGACCGTGCGGCGTGCGCCTGGTTGATCCGCCGTGCCGTCGACGAGGATGCCGAGTTCGTGTTCGTCGACGATCCCGAACAGGTCCCTGGGGACGCGACACCGTTCGACATGCGCGGTGTGGTGCTGGGGCACCAGGGCGCCGACTGCTCCTTCGAGACGATCCTGCGTCATCACGGGCTGGCCGACCCGGTGCTGTGGTCGCTGGCGCGGATCGTGCACGAGGCCGACCTGGAGGACGGCCTCTTCGACGCCCCCGAGGCGGCGGGTCTGGACGTGGTGCTGCGCGGGCTGTCGATGGTGTGTGACGACGCGGCGGTGCTGGCTGTGACTAGACCGGTGTTCGACGGGCTCTACGAGTACTTCCGCCGGGCCACCCTGCTCGACCGGCCCCCGGCCTGA
- the chrA gene encoding chromate efflux transporter, with amino-acid sequence MTHPADDPTPGARTGPPDITSGPAASPVVASPSGPGRSDGDVVPFGSAVRAWFAISLQTFGGPAGQIAVMQRALVDDRRWIGQRRFLHALNYCMLLPGPEAHQLAIYVGWLLNGLRGGVAAGVLFVLPGMVALLALSALYVEFGDTTAVAALFTGLGAAVVAVVVQAVVRVGRRALTHPVLVVLAVAAFVALAGFAVPFPVVVGGAAVVGLLAGRRIPTLTRPAGHDPGSEGAAPLVPDDHLHAERPSMRRTVRLLGIGLLLWTAPVGVVALVTGVGSVFTTQGVFFGGTALVTFGGAYAVLAFVAQQAVSTYGWVSAGDMVRGLALAESTPGPLIMVVQFVAFLGAYADPGPFDPWVAGVLASVLVTWVTFVPSFLFIFLGAPYIEALRAHRGLAAALAGITAAVVGVIAHLAVFFAAATLFATTPVVAAGPFVATVPDVASLRPVALGIAVVAAGLVFGARWPVLRVLGVCALLGLGAGLVGLPVS; translated from the coding sequence ATGACCCACCCCGCCGACGACCCGACCCCCGGCGCCCGGACCGGGCCGCCGGACATCACCTCCGGGCCTGCGGCATCTCCGGTGGTGGCGTCCCCTAGTGGGCCGGGGCGCTCCGACGGTGATGTGGTGCCGTTCGGGTCGGCGGTGCGGGCGTGGTTCGCGATCTCGTTGCAGACCTTCGGGGGTCCGGCGGGGCAGATCGCGGTGATGCAACGGGCGCTGGTGGATGACCGGCGCTGGATCGGGCAGCGCCGGTTCCTGCACGCGTTGAACTACTGCATGCTGCTCCCCGGCCCGGAGGCGCACCAGCTAGCGATCTACGTGGGCTGGCTGCTCAACGGGCTGCGCGGCGGGGTGGCCGCCGGGGTGCTGTTCGTGCTGCCTGGGATGGTCGCCCTGCTGGCGTTGTCGGCACTGTATGTCGAGTTCGGCGACACCACCGCGGTCGCGGCGCTGTTCACCGGCCTGGGAGCCGCGGTGGTCGCGGTGGTGGTGCAGGCGGTGGTGCGGGTCGGGCGGCGCGCGCTGACCCATCCGGTACTGGTGGTGCTGGCGGTGGCCGCGTTCGTCGCGCTGGCCGGGTTCGCCGTGCCGTTCCCGGTGGTCGTCGGCGGCGCTGCCGTGGTGGGGCTGCTGGCGGGGCGACGGATCCCGACCCTGACCCGACCGGCCGGGCACGACCCCGGTTCGGAGGGTGCTGCACCGTTGGTGCCTGATGATCACCTGCACGCCGAGCGACCCTCGATGCGGCGGACGGTGCGGCTGCTGGGGATCGGCCTGCTGCTGTGGACCGCGCCGGTGGGGGTGGTGGCGCTGGTGACCGGGGTGGGGAGCGTCTTCACCACGCAGGGTGTGTTCTTCGGCGGCACGGCGCTGGTCACCTTCGGCGGGGCGTATGCGGTGCTGGCGTTCGTCGCGCAGCAGGCGGTGTCCACCTACGGGTGGGTGAGCGCGGGGGATATGGTCCGCGGGCTGGCGCTGGCCGAGTCCACCCCCGGTCCGTTGATCATGGTGGTGCAGTTCGTGGCGTTCCTCGGCGCGTACGCCGACCCGGGGCCGTTCGATCCGTGGGTGGCCGGGGTGCTGGCGTCCGTGCTGGTGACGTGGGTGACGTTCGTGCCGAGCTTCCTGTTCATCTTCCTGGGCGCCCCCTACATCGAGGCGCTGCGCGCACACCGGGGTCTGGCGGCGGCGCTGGCCGGGATCACCGCCGCGGTGGTGGGGGTGATCGCGCACCTGGCGGTGTTCTTCGCCGCCGCGACCCTGTTCGCCACCACCCCGGTGGTGGCGGCCGGCCCGTTCGTGGCGACGGTGCCGGACGTCGCGTCGCTGCGTCCGGTCGCGCTCGGGATCGCCGTCGTCGCCGCCGGGCTGGTGTTCGGGGCGCGATGGCCGGTACTGCGGGTCCTCGGGGTGTGCGCTCTGCTCGGGCTGGGAGCCGGGCTGGTCGGTCTGCCGGTCAGCTGA
- a CDS encoding bifunctional folylpolyglutamate synthase/dihydrofolate synthase, whose translation MEQGQSRTSVWSWLDAHVNRETGVGIPPGGSVLPRPDLGAMERLLGVLGHPERQLPVVLVAGTNGKSTTARVLARLLERSGLRVGLYTSPHLDVPHERIVIGDTTITDEELASVLRPVVEHERDGSKPPSWFELMTAAAVRWFADQGVDVAVVETGLGGSGDATTALGARVVAVTSVGIDHVEYFGATLWDNAIAEAGAVPAGAAVVLGEPDAAIHPPFEARCPSLLLITGHDFGVIADSPVAAGRSVSLFTPAATYDEVFLRLLAPWQTASASVALAAAETWLGAAVDDQVVRDVFAATHAPGRFELVHAPGPLVVDGAHNAAAAAALSRGLRERFAGPASTVVVGMTGERDPETFLRALGVRPASLVICTSPRTTRAMPVSALVAAARAVGARTVEVEADVGAAVRHAARHRDRGVAVVTGSLYVAGEALPVARSLALSLAPGTGHCDVDPASRTRR comes from the coding sequence GTGGAGCAGGGGCAGTCGCGGACATCGGTCTGGTCATGGCTGGATGCTCACGTCAACCGTGAAACGGGAGTGGGCATCCCGCCTGGTGGGTCGGTGTTGCCGCGCCCTGACCTCGGCGCCATGGAGCGGCTCCTCGGCGTGCTGGGCCATCCCGAGCGTCAGCTACCGGTGGTGCTCGTGGCCGGAACGAACGGCAAGTCGACGACTGCTCGGGTCCTCGCCCGGCTGTTGGAGCGCAGTGGTCTTCGGGTAGGGCTGTACACCAGTCCTCATCTCGATGTGCCGCACGAGCGCATCGTCATCGGGGACACCACGATCACCGATGAGGAACTTGCGTCCGTGCTCCGCCCGGTAGTCGAGCATGAGCGGGACGGATCGAAGCCGCCGAGCTGGTTCGAGCTGATGACCGCGGCCGCCGTCCGCTGGTTCGCCGACCAGGGTGTCGATGTCGCGGTGGTCGAGACTGGCCTCGGCGGCAGCGGCGACGCCACCACCGCGCTCGGCGCTCGGGTCGTGGCGGTCACGTCGGTGGGGATCGATCACGTCGAGTACTTCGGCGCAACCCTGTGGGACAACGCAATTGCCGAAGCCGGTGCCGTCCCGGCGGGAGCGGCCGTGGTGCTCGGTGAGCCGGACGCGGCGATTCACCCGCCGTTCGAGGCGCGCTGCCCGTCCTTGCTGCTGATCACCGGTCACGACTTCGGTGTCATTGCTGACTCGCCGGTGGCGGCCGGGCGATCGGTGTCGTTGTTCACACCAGCCGCGACGTACGACGAGGTCTTCCTGCGTTTGCTCGCGCCGTGGCAGACGGCCAGCGCCTCCGTGGCGCTGGCCGCGGCAGAGACGTGGCTCGGCGCGGCGGTGGACGACCAGGTGGTCCGGGACGTGTTCGCTGCGACGCACGCCCCGGGGCGGTTCGAGCTCGTGCACGCTCCGGGTCCTCTCGTCGTGGACGGGGCACACAACGCCGCGGCAGCCGCCGCCCTGTCCCGCGGGTTGCGCGAGCGGTTCGCCGGGCCTGCTTCCACCGTGGTGGTCGGCATGACTGGGGAGCGCGATCCCGAGACGTTCTTGCGTGCCCTTGGAGTGCGGCCCGCAAGTCTGGTCATCTGCACATCGCCTCGCACAACCCGGGCAATGCCGGTCAGCGCGCTAGTCGCTGCCGCGCGAGCGGTAGGCGCGCGGACTGTCGAGGTCGAGGCCGACGTCGGTGCAGCGGTCCGCCATGCTGCCCGCCACCGCGACCGTGGTGTCGCGGTGGTCACTGGATCGCTGTATGTCGCGGGCGAGGCACTGCCGGTTGCGCGCTCACTGGCATTGAGCTTGGCCCCTGGCACCGGACACTGTGATGTTGACCCCGCTTCACGGACACGTCGGTGA